The Aquipuribacter hungaricus region GGCCGGGTACAGCGAGGGCCGGCCGGGATGTCCCCCGACCGGCCCAGTGCTGCTGCTGCTGCTGGCTGCTCCGCAGTCTCAGCGCGCGTCCATGGCGACGTAGTCGCGCTCGGCGGCGCCGGTGTAGACCTGGCGCGGGCGGCCGATCTTGGTGCTGGGGTCGGCGATCATCTCGCGCCACTGCGCGATCCAGCCGGGCAGGCGGCCGATGGCGAACAGGACGGTGAACATCTCCGTGGGGAAGCCCATCGCCTGGTAGATGAGGCCCGTGTAGAAGTCGACGTTCGGGTAGAGCTTGCGCGAGACGAAGTAGTCGTCGGCCAGCGCGATGGTCTCGAGCTCCTTGGCGATGTCGAGCAGCTCGTTGCCGGCCGCCTTCTCGAACATCTCGTCGGCGGTCTTCTTGATGATCGCCGCGCGCGGGTCGTAGTTCTTGTAGACCCGGTGGCCGAACCCCATGAGGCGCACGCCGGGGGTCTTCTTCTTCACCTTCTCCATGAACGACTCGACGGTCTCGTCGGAGTCGCGGATGGTGGTGAGCATCTCCAGCACCGCGGAGTTGGCGCCGCCGTGCAGCGGGCCGGACAGCGCGTGGATCCCGGCGGACACGCTGGCGAACAGGTTCGCCTGGGCGGAGCCGACGAGACGGACCGTCGAGGTCGAGCAGTTCTGCTCGTGGTCGGCGTGGAGGATGAAGAGCTGGTCCAGCGCCTTGACCATGAGCGGGTCGGCCTCGTACGGCTCGGCGGGCAGCCCGAACGTCATGCGCAGGAAGTTCTCGACCAGGGACTGCGAGTTGTCCGGGTAGAGGAACGGCTGGCCGATGTTCTTCTTGTACGAGTAGGCCGCGATGGTCGGCAGCTTGGCGAGCAGGCGGACGGTCGAGATCTCGACCTGCTCGTTGTCGAAGGGGTCCAGGGAGTCCTGGTAGAAGGTCGACAGCGCGGAGACCGCGCTGGACAGCTGCGGCATCGGGTGCGCGTTGCGCGGGAAGCCGTCGAAGAACCGCTTGAGGTCCTCGTGCAGCATCGTGTGGCGCTGGACCCGGCCGGTGAACTCCTCGAGCTGGGTCGCGGTGGGGAGCTCGCCGTAGATGAGCAGGTAGCTGACCTCGAGGAACGTGCTGCCCTCGGCCAGCTGCTCGATCGGGTAGCCCCGGTAGCGCAGGATGCCGGCGTCGCCGTCGATGTACGTGATCTCCGACCGGCAGGACGCGGTGTTGACGAACCCGGTGTCCAGGGTCACCTTGCCCGTCGTCGCCAGCAGCTTGCCGATGTCGAGCCCGTCCGAGCCGTCCGTCGCCTCCACGACCGGGAGCTGGAGCGGCTCACCGTGGCCGGTGATCGCGTACGTCTGCGTGGCGTCGGGCATCGGTGCTCCTGCGGTCGGCGGCTGTGTCGTCTCGCTCGTCGTGCTGTGCGGTCCCCGCGGTGGGGCTGCGGGACGTCGTGCTCACCGGGCGCCTGCCGGGGCCGGCTCCGGAGGGTGCCGAGGCTACCCGCTGGTACGGGGGGCGGCGTCATGCAGGCGCCGGGCCGCGGCCTGGACGCGCTCGTCGGTCGCGGTGAGCGCGACGCGCACGTGGCCTGCCCCGGAGGCGCCGTAGAAGCTGCCGGGGGCCACGAGGACACCGAGGTACGCCAGGCGCCCGACGGTCGACCAGCAGTCCGCCGGCCCGTCGGAGGAGGCCGGGGTGGCCCACAGGTACAGGCCCGCCTCGGAGTGGTCGACCCGCAGCCCGGCCGCCTCGAGCGCCGGCAGCAGCACGGCCCGCCGCGCGGCGTACCGGGCCTTCTGCTCGGCCACGTGGGAGTCCTCGCCGAGGGAGGCCGCGAGCACGGCCTGGACCGGCGCGGGCACGATCATGCCCAGGTGCTTCCGGAGGCCGACGAGGTGCTGCACGAGCACCGGGTCCCCGGCGACGAAGCCCGCCCGGTAGCCGGCGAGGTTGGACCGCTTGGACGCCGAGCAGACGGCCAGGACGCCCGTGAGGTCCCCGCCGGTGACCCGGGGGTCCAGCACGCTCGGCACCCGCTCGCCGCCGGCGGCCGGGTCCCACCGCTCGGTCCAGCCCAGGTCGCAGTAGCACTCGTCGGACGCGACGACCGCGCCGCGGGCCCGCGCCCACGCGACGACCTTGGCCAGGTGCTCGACCGGGAGCACCTTCCCGGTGGGGTTGGCCGGGCTGTTGAGCCAGACCAGCCGCACCGCCCCGTCCGGTCCCAGCGACGTCGTGGAGTCCGACGGCACCGGCCTCGCGCCGGCGATCCGGGCTCCCACGTCGTAGGTCGGGTACGCGGTCTCCGGGTGCACGACGACGTCCCCCGCGCCCAGTCCCAGCAGGGACGGCAGCCAGGCGACGAGCTCCTTGGACCCGACCACCGGCATGACGCCGAGGCCCGGCAGCGGACCGGTGCCGCGCACCCGCTCGAACCACGCGGCCACCGCCCGGTGCACCTCGGCGGTGCCGGCGACGGTCGGGTACCCGGGCGCGTCCGCGGCGGCGGCGAGCGCCTCCTGCAGCAGCGGAGGCGTGCTGTCGACCGGCGTGCCGACGCTCAGGTCGACGATGCCGTCCGGGTGCGCCCGCGCCCGCTCCCCGTACGGGGCGAGCGCGTCCCAGGGGAAATCGGGCAGACCGGTGAAGGGCATCGGGCGGCTGCTCCGGGTCCTCCGGCGGGTCCTGCTGTCAGCTGCCCTCGGCCTGGGGCGGCAGCGCAGCGACCGTGGGGTGGTCGTAGTCCAGCGCACCCGTCTTGGCGGCGCCGCCGGGGCTGCCCAGCTCGGAGAAGAACTCGACGTTGGCGTCGTAGAACGGCTTCCACTGCTCGGGGACGTCGTCCTCGTAGTAGATCGCCTCGACGGGGCAGACCGGCTCGCAGGCACCGCAGTCGACGCACTCGTCGGGGTGGATGTACAGCGACCGCTTGCCCTCGTAGATGCAGTCGACCGGGCACTCCTCGATGCAGGCCTTGTCCTTGAGGTCGACGCACGGCTGGGCGATGACGTAGGTCACGGTGAGGGCTCCTCGGGTGGTGGCAGGCGGGTCAGGTGGTGCTCGTCCCTAGGATGCCGGACGTGGACCCGTCTGTCGCAGCCGGTCTCCCGGGCTGGGTGGGTCGGCGTGTCGTGGTGCGCCACCTGCTGCCCGACGGGCGCGCCACCGACGTCCTCGGCACGCTCGTGGCCGTCGACGGGACCCGGCTCGAGGTCCGTCGCGACAGGCTGCACGCCGGCGAGGACGAGTCCGCCCGCGTCGTGCGGGTCGCCCTCGGTGCCGTCCTGCTGGCGAAGCCCGTCCCCCCGCCGCCGGTCAGGCGGCCGGCCGGGGACCGCAGATGATCCGGTCGGCGGGGATGTAGCGCCAGGTCTCGGTCTCCCGCTTGACCTCGGCGCCGCCCTGCCGCCAGATCCGCGTGGTGTCGATGGTGAACCCGTCGATCGGGCTCTGGCCGCGGCAGTCTGACGACGGGTCGTACACGGTGGTGCCCGAGGTCGCGGAGTAGCGGCCGGAGCTCACGGCCTCCACGTCCCACGTCTTGGTGCCCCAGAAGGTCACGGTGATCTGGCCGCCGCCGACCCCGGCCTGGATCAGGATCGCCGTGCTGGTGTCGTTGCGGAACGCCATGTCGACCCGGGGGCTGTAGTTGAGCGTC contains the following coding sequences:
- the fdxA gene encoding ferredoxin yields the protein MTYVIAQPCVDLKDKACIEECPVDCIYEGKRSLYIHPDECVDCGACEPVCPVEAIYYEDDVPEQWKPFYDANVEFFSELGSPGGAAKTGALDYDHPTVAALPPQAEGS
- the dapC gene encoding succinyldiaminopimelate transaminase; this translates as MPFTGLPDFPWDALAPYGERARAHPDGIVDLSVGTPVDSTPPLLQEALAAAADAPGYPTVAGTAEVHRAVAAWFERVRGTGPLPGLGVMPVVGSKELVAWLPSLLGLGAGDVVVHPETAYPTYDVGARIAGARPVPSDSTTSLGPDGAVRLVWLNSPANPTGKVLPVEHLAKVVAWARARGAVVASDECYCDLGWTERWDPAAGGERVPSVLDPRVTGGDLTGVLAVCSASKRSNLAGYRAGFVAGDPVLVQHLVGLRKHLGMIVPAPVQAVLAASLGEDSHVAEQKARYAARRAVLLPALEAAGLRVDHSEAGLYLWATPASSDGPADCWSTVGRLAYLGVLVAPGSFYGASGAGHVRVALTATDERVQAAARRLHDAAPRTSG
- a CDS encoding citrate synthase, whose product is MPDATQTYAITGHGEPLQLPVVEATDGSDGLDIGKLLATTGKVTLDTGFVNTASCRSEITYIDGDAGILRYRGYPIEQLAEGSTFLEVSYLLIYGELPTATQLEEFTGRVQRHTMLHEDLKRFFDGFPRNAHPMPQLSSAVSALSTFYQDSLDPFDNEQVEISTVRLLAKLPTIAAYSYKKNIGQPFLYPDNSQSLVENFLRMTFGLPAEPYEADPLMVKALDQLFILHADHEQNCSTSTVRLVGSAQANLFASVSAGIHALSGPLHGGANSAVLEMLTTIRDSDETVESFMEKVKKKTPGVRLMGFGHRVYKNYDPRAAIIKKTADEMFEKAAGNELLDIAKELETIALADDYFVSRKLYPNVDFYTGLIYQAMGFPTEMFTVLFAIGRLPGWIAQWREMIADPSTKIGRPRQVYTGAAERDYVAMDAR